In Nonomuraea muscovyensis, the following proteins share a genomic window:
- a CDS encoding YbaB/EbfC family nucleoid-associated protein: MDVDAAGLQAYADELQARFMRLQSEALSLHGRARAVEVTEKSANGLVCATVGARGDLIRLDLDPRVFRDPDAQGLADTITDTIHRATAKALDKVVEIFESVVPADQMRAHLEGDVETVMKQLAGQMVEGDGHR; this comes from the coding sequence ATGGATGTCGACGCGGCCGGGCTGCAAGCCTACGCCGACGAGCTCCAGGCCAGGTTCATGCGGCTGCAGAGTGAAGCGCTGTCCCTGCACGGACGGGCCCGGGCCGTCGAGGTCACGGAGAAGTCGGCCAACGGTCTCGTCTGCGCCACCGTTGGCGCCCGCGGCGATCTGATCAGGCTCGACCTCGACCCTCGCGTGTTCCGCGATCCCGACGCTCAGGGGCTGGCGGACACGATCACGGACACCATCCACCGGGCCACGGCGAAGGCCTTGGACAAGGTGGTGGAGATCTTCGAATCGGTCGTGCCGGCCGACCAGATGCGCGCTCACCTCGAAGGCGACGTCGAGACCGTGATGAAGCAACTGGCCGGCCAGATGGTCGAGGGGGACGGTCACCGGTGA